A section of the Bacillus pumilus genome encodes:
- the scpB gene encoding SMC-Scp complex subunit ScpB, with product MTLDIVNWKAIIEALLYAAGDEGLTKKQLMSVLEVEEVALLDMMSAVKEEYQKQERGIELIEYADSYMLLTKKEYSIYLKKLVETPSKGLSQAALEVLAIVSYKQPITRSEVEEIRGVKSERVLHSLVAKALLCEVGRADGPGRAILYGTTPTFLEQFGLKALDELPPLPENVEADGVQEEADLFFENFNQTFEEIK from the coding sequence ATGACGCTTGATATCGTGAATTGGAAAGCCATCATAGAAGCGCTGCTGTATGCAGCAGGTGACGAAGGCTTAACAAAAAAACAGCTTATGTCTGTTCTTGAAGTAGAAGAGGTAGCGTTACTTGACATGATGTCTGCCGTCAAGGAAGAATATCAAAAACAAGAACGAGGAATTGAGCTCATTGAATATGCAGATTCTTATATGCTGCTGACAAAAAAGGAATACAGCATTTATTTGAAAAAATTAGTCGAGACCCCATCCAAAGGTTTGTCTCAGGCAGCGCTTGAAGTACTCGCAATCGTTTCTTATAAACAGCCTATCACACGAAGTGAGGTAGAAGAAATTAGAGGAGTCAAATCAGAGCGAGTGCTTCATAGTTTAGTAGCCAAAGCGCTGCTCTGTGAAGTTGGACGTGCCGATGGCCCTGGGCGAGCAATTCTTTATGGGACAACACCTACATTTTTAGAGCAGTTTGGCTTAAAGGCATTGGATGAACTACCGCCGCTTCCAGAGAATGTGGAAGCAGATGGTGTACAAGAAGAGGCTGATCTCTTTTTTGAAAACTTCAATCAAACATTTGAAGAGATAAAATAG
- a CDS encoding D-alanyl-D-alanine carboxypeptidase family protein, translating to MPYLKIGTAVLLLFTLLLPFSSHAKADMSLSVSARSAILIDGQSGRVLFGKDEHEKRRIASITKIMTAVLAIESGKMKDNVKVSKRAIQAEGSSIYLKEGQKVSLEDLTYGLMLRSGNDAAVAIAEHVGGSLEGFIFMMNQKASELGMENTNFQNPHGLDDHKNHYSSAYDMAILTKYAMEHKQYQKIAGTTFYKAKTMEGYWKNKNKLLTGLYQYSTGGKTGYTKLAKRTLVSTAAKGDAALIAVTINAPDDWKDHISMFEYAFDHYKTYVLAEKGRLASLKGTFYEKKAFIKRDVDYFLNEDEKKLVEIETEMLTPQKKWAKNAEAIPDVVGKMTFLLDGQVIEQVPIFYENKRNRMPQKSFQEMFKSVFQTSIGGSSWSI from the coding sequence ATGCCCTATTTAAAAATTGGAACAGCAGTCCTTCTTCTATTTACACTCTTACTGCCTTTTTCCTCACATGCCAAAGCAGATATGTCATTATCGGTGAGTGCAAGAAGCGCCATTTTAATAGATGGACAGTCAGGCAGAGTCCTATTTGGAAAGGACGAGCATGAAAAAAGAAGAATCGCCAGTATTACGAAAATTATGACGGCGGTATTAGCCATTGAATCAGGGAAAATGAAAGACAACGTCAAAGTATCAAAGCGCGCGATTCAAGCAGAGGGCTCATCGATTTATTTAAAAGAAGGGCAGAAGGTAAGCCTAGAAGATTTGACATACGGGCTTATGCTGCGTTCTGGAAATGATGCAGCTGTTGCCATTGCAGAGCATGTGGGCGGCAGCTTAGAAGGATTTATTTTTATGATGAATCAAAAAGCGTCTGAACTAGGAATGGAGAATACGAATTTTCAAAATCCGCATGGACTCGATGATCATAAGAACCATTATTCATCAGCCTATGACATGGCCATTTTAACAAAGTACGCCATGGAGCATAAACAATATCAAAAAATTGCGGGCACGACTTTCTATAAAGCAAAAACGATGGAAGGCTATTGGAAAAATAAAAACAAGCTCCTCACTGGTTTATATCAATATTCAACTGGAGGGAAAACGGGATATACAAAACTTGCAAAACGTACACTTGTTTCTACAGCTGCAAAAGGTGATGCGGCGCTGATCGCTGTGACCATTAATGCGCCAGATGATTGGAAGGATCATATCTCTATGTTTGAATATGCATTTGATCACTATAAAACGTACGTACTTGCTGAAAAAGGAAGACTCGCTTCATTAAAAGGAACCTTTTACGAAAAAAAGGCATTTATCAAACGTGATGTGGACTATTTTTTAAATGAAGATGAGAAAAAGCTAGTAGAAATTGAAACCGAAATGCTTACTCCTCAAAAGAAGTGGGCAAAAAACGCCGAAGCCATCCCAGATGTTGTAGGAAAAATGACGTTTTTATTAGATGGTCAGGTGATCGAGCAAGTACCGATCTTTTATGAAAATAAACGAAATCGAATGCCACAAAAAAGCTTCCAAGAAATGTTTAAGTCTGTCTTTCAGACATCGATAGGCGGATCTTCATGGTCAATCTAA
- a CDS encoding segregation/condensation protein A has translation MLEYQVKIDSFEGPLDLLLHLINRLEIDIYDIPVAKITEQYLLYVHTMRELELDVASEYLVMAATLLSIKSRMLLPKQEEELFDEDLLEEEEDPREELIGKLIEYRKYKDAAQELKEREEERQNAFTKPPSDLSEFAKESEAKDTNLHVTVYDMLGAFQKVLNRKKITKPAPSRITRQEIPIEDKMNEIMNHLRKTKKRTNFMTLFQHDQKEHLVVTFLAVLELMKSHQIMLEQEGNFEDIYIIGSETIHDA, from the coding sequence CTGGAATATCAGGTGAAAATAGATTCGTTTGAAGGTCCTTTGGACTTACTTTTACATTTAATCAACCGGTTGGAAATTGATATTTATGATATTCCCGTTGCTAAAATTACGGAGCAGTATTTATTATATGTCCATACCATGAGGGAGCTTGAACTTGATGTGGCAAGTGAATATTTGGTGATGGCTGCAACCCTCCTGAGTATTAAAAGCAGAATGCTCCTTCCAAAACAAGAGGAAGAGCTATTTGATGAAGATCTGCTTGAAGAGGAAGAGGACCCTCGAGAAGAACTGATTGGCAAACTGATTGAATACCGAAAGTATAAAGATGCCGCACAAGAACTAAAGGAACGCGAGGAAGAAAGGCAAAATGCCTTTACAAAACCTCCGAGTGATTTAAGCGAATTTGCAAAAGAATCGGAAGCGAAGGACACAAACTTACATGTCACGGTGTATGATATGTTAGGTGCGTTCCAAAAGGTATTGAACCGAAAAAAAATAACGAAACCAGCACCATCTAGGATTACAAGACAAGAAATCCCGATTGAAGACAAAATGAATGAGATTATGAACCATTTAAGAAAAACGAAAAAGCGGACCAATTTCATGACTCTATTTCAACATGATCAAAAGGAGCATCTTGTCGTGACGTTTCTTGCTGTTCTTGAATTGATGAAAAGTCATCAAATCATGTTAGAGCAGGAAGGAAACTTTGAAGACATTTATATAATAGGGAGTGAAACGATTCATGACGCTTGA
- the resB gene encoding cytochrome c biogenesis protein ResB — protein MKEVKCECGHINPIGTVLCESCGNPIAAKEKNSSKLLDMRYDGSARRSQTYNKTIVDKVWNFFSSVKVGVWLIVITLLASSLGTIFPQERFIPPGASASTYYEEQYGSFGKLYYTLGFHDLYNSWWFLALVASIGISLVICSLDRVIPLYRALKNQGIIKKEGFMRRQRLFSETDKMLDEHTYEGIKKAMKQKRYRVREENGHILAEKGRFSRWGPYVNHIGLIIFLIGSMLRFVPGMYVDETLWVREGETAPIPGTDGQYFLKNNAFSIDRYETGNEKEVFENAIERAGDGQVVKSYKTDATLYKREGEVVFGEKPKLKQVSEHNIKVNEPLKFDHFSLYQVDFKQNELDQMVFQLIRKDTEKSFGTVKINLLEPKSEYDLGSGYKVKVMSYLPDFYFDDDGTPSTKTRNPNNPAFVFEMVSPEKPKGEKSFVAIQETVEGSDNNLYKMKFDRVETKNVTGLTVRKDLTLGVLIVGGIIFMIGVVQGMYWQHRRIWLSARDGKVFVAGHTNKNWFGLKSDLGVILSDSGIKQPVDQKELPDTTSISKSKGEGLDGSSQ, from the coding sequence ATGAAAGAGGTAAAATGCGAGTGTGGACATATTAATCCAATCGGTACTGTTTTATGTGAATCCTGCGGAAATCCCATTGCAGCTAAAGAGAAAAACTCTTCAAAGCTGCTTGATATGAGATATGACGGCAGTGCGAGACGCTCGCAAACATACAACAAAACGATTGTTGATAAAGTATGGAACTTTTTTTCTTCCGTTAAGGTGGGTGTGTGGCTGATTGTCATTACACTACTTGCTTCCTCATTAGGAACAATTTTTCCGCAGGAGCGATTTATTCCACCAGGTGCATCTGCTTCCACCTATTATGAAGAGCAATATGGATCGTTTGGTAAGCTGTACTACACACTTGGATTCCATGATCTTTATAATTCTTGGTGGTTTTTAGCTTTAGTTGCATCCATCGGAATCTCCCTTGTCATTTGCAGTCTCGACCGGGTTATCCCTCTTTATCGAGCACTTAAAAATCAAGGGATTATCAAAAAAGAAGGCTTTATGAGAAGACAGCGTCTGTTCAGTGAGACAGACAAAATGTTAGATGAGCATACATATGAAGGCATCAAGAAAGCAATGAAGCAAAAGCGTTACCGGGTACGAGAAGAAAACGGACATATTTTAGCGGAAAAAGGCCGCTTCTCACGCTGGGGCCCTTACGTCAATCACATTGGATTAATCATCTTTCTCATTGGATCAATGCTCCGGTTTGTCCCAGGCATGTATGTGGATGAAACGCTGTGGGTGAGAGAGGGTGAAACTGCCCCAATTCCAGGCACAGATGGTCAATATTTTTTGAAAAATAATGCGTTTTCAATTGACCGCTATGAAACTGGAAATGAAAAAGAAGTGTTTGAGAATGCGATTGAAAGAGCTGGCGACGGTCAAGTAGTGAAAAGTTATAAAACCGATGCCACTTTATACAAACGTGAAGGGGAAGTTGTGTTTGGTGAAAAGCCCAAGCTGAAGCAGGTATCAGAACACAATATCAAAGTGAACGAACCGCTCAAGTTTGATCATTTCTCATTATATCAAGTGGATTTTAAACAAAATGAACTCGATCAAATGGTCTTTCAGCTGATTCGTAAAGATACAGAAAAATCTTTCGGAACAGTGAAGATTAATCTGCTGGAGCCTAAGTCAGAATATGATCTTGGTAGCGGTTACAAAGTTAAAGTGATGAGCTATCTCCCTGATTTTTATTTTGACGATGATGGAACGCCGAGTACGAAGACAAGGAATCCGAATAATCCTGCTTTCGTGTTTGAAATGGTTTCTCCTGAAAAGCCTAAAGGTGAAAAAAGCTTTGTGGCGATTCAAGAGACAGTAGAGGGCTCTGATAATAACCTATATAAAATGAAGTTTGATCGAGTGGAAACGAAAAACGTCACGGGATTGACGGTGAGAAAAGATTTAACTCTTGGGGTGCTCATCGTAGGCGGAATCATCTTCATGATTGGTGTCGTGCAGGGGATGTATTGGCAGCATAGAAGAATTTGGCTGTCTGCAAGGGATGGAAAAGTATTCGTGGCAGGACATACAAACAAAAACTGGTTTGGCTTAAAGTCTGATCTTGGCGTGATCCTAAGTGACAGTGGCATCAAACAGCCAGTTGATCAAAAAGAACTGCCTGATACAACAAGTATCAGCAAAAGCAAGGGGGAAGGATTAGATGGCAGCAGTCAGTGA
- a CDS encoding spore maturation protein codes for MSFINWLSLALIPLIIAGILIAGTIKKVPTYETFVEGGKEGIQIAFSIIPYLVGMLVAITIFRASGALDFVMGLLKPVFTAIGFPAEVVPLAFIRPISGTAALGMTSDLIATYGPDSFIGQLAAVMQGSTDTTLYILTVYFGAVGIKKMGDALKVGLLADLIGIIASVIIVSLLFSGA; via the coding sequence GTGTCATTTATTAACTGGCTTTCACTTGCTTTGATCCCATTGATCATCGCAGGCATTTTAATTGCGGGAACCATTAAGAAGGTACCGACCTATGAAACATTTGTCGAGGGCGGGAAAGAGGGTATTCAAATTGCCTTTTCAATCATTCCTTATTTAGTCGGCATGCTCGTGGCCATTACGATATTCCGCGCGTCTGGTGCACTTGACTTTGTCATGGGACTGTTAAAACCCGTGTTTACAGCAATCGGCTTCCCGGCAGAAGTAGTGCCACTTGCGTTTATTCGTCCGATATCTGGCACAGCTGCACTCGGGATGACATCAGACCTCATTGCGACATATGGACCAGATTCTTTTATCGGACAACTCGCAGCTGTCATGCAAGGGTCAACTGACACCACTCTCTACATTTTAACGGTCTATTTTGGGGCAGTCGGTATTAAAAAAATGGGAGATGCGCTGAAAGTAGGTCTGTTAGCGGACCTCATTGGCATCATTGCATCTGTCATCATCGTCAGTTTGTTATTTAGCGGCGCCTAA
- the rluB gene encoding 23S rRNA pseudouridine(2605) synthase RluB, with product MERLQKVIAHAGVASRRKAEELIKEGRVTVNGQTVTELGVKVGSSDKIEVNGLKLEREEPVYFMLYKPRGVISAAEDDKGRKVVTDFFDDVPQRLYPIGRLDYDTSGLILITNDGEFAHKLMHPKYEIDKTYAAKLKGIPSKELLRKLEKGIMLDHKKTAPARTKMLSIDKRKQTCIVQLTIHEGRNRQVRRMFEAIGHDVLKLKREHYAFLHIEGMRPGDRRELSPHEVKRLRAIADHGKSAF from the coding sequence ATGGAACGTTTACAGAAAGTAATTGCACATGCCGGCGTCGCTTCAAGGCGAAAGGCAGAAGAATTAATTAAAGAAGGACGAGTTACCGTTAATGGTCAAACAGTGACTGAGCTCGGAGTAAAAGTGGGCTCTTCAGATAAAATTGAAGTCAACGGATTAAAGCTTGAAAGAGAAGAACCGGTTTACTTTATGCTTTATAAACCGCGCGGCGTCATTTCAGCTGCCGAAGATGATAAAGGACGTAAGGTGGTCACAGATTTCTTTGATGATGTTCCGCAGCGTCTTTATCCAATCGGCCGTTTAGATTATGATACGAGCGGTTTGATTTTAATTACAAATGACGGGGAATTTGCCCATAAGCTCATGCATCCAAAATACGAAATTGATAAAACATATGCAGCGAAGCTAAAAGGAATCCCATCAAAGGAATTGCTTAGAAAGCTAGAAAAAGGGATTATGTTAGATCATAAAAAAACGGCACCTGCCCGTACCAAAATGCTTTCGATTGATAAACGAAAGCAAACTTGTATTGTTCAATTAACCATTCATGAAGGCAGAAACAGACAAGTGCGCCGCATGTTTGAAGCGATCGGTCATGATGTGTTAAAGCTAAAAAGAGAGCACTATGCGTTCCTTCATATTGAAGGTATGAGACCAGGAGACCGCAGAGAATTGTCTCCACATGAAGTGAAACGTCTGAGAGCGATTGCGGATCACGGAAAAAGCGCTTTTTAA
- the resA gene encoding thiol-disulfide oxidoreductase ResA: protein MKKRRFFIRTGILLVMLAALCYTMYNSVFAKQERVKEGSIAPNFVLQSVDGERIELKDLKGKGVFLNFWGTWCGPCKQEFPYMANQYEVFKDRGVEIVAVNVAESNIAVKNFMESYGVNFPVAMDKDRQVTEAYDITPLPTTFLINPEGKVIKVIKGTMTERNVYEYMNLIKPKGS, encoded by the coding sequence ATGAAAAAAAGACGGTTTTTCATACGGACGGGCATTCTCCTCGTGATGCTTGCTGCACTATGTTATACCATGTATAACTCTGTATTTGCCAAACAGGAGCGGGTCAAAGAAGGATCTATTGCGCCAAACTTTGTCCTTCAATCTGTAGATGGGGAACGGATTGAACTAAAGGACTTAAAAGGCAAAGGCGTCTTTCTTAATTTTTGGGGGACCTGGTGTGGTCCATGTAAACAAGAATTCCCTTACATGGCAAATCAATATGAAGTGTTCAAGGATCGCGGTGTGGAAATTGTTGCAGTCAATGTTGCAGAGTCCAATATTGCCGTGAAGAATTTTATGGAGTCCTATGGCGTGAATTTTCCTGTTGCCATGGACAAAGATCGTCAAGTGACAGAGGCATATGATATAACGCCGCTGCCAACCACATTTTTAATTAATCCTGAAGGCAAGGTAATCAAAGTCATAAAGGGAACCATGACAGAACGTAATGTCTATGAATATATGAATTTGATTAAACCAAAGGGGTCTTAG
- the ccsB gene encoding c-type cytochrome biogenesis protein CcsB — MAAVSENLLFAAFLLYLAAVPFFGGAIKGKKKVDGPRRNKAALIGITLTIIGFLSQFGYFISRWVASGHAPVSNLFEFTTAFGMMLVLAFIILYFVYQVSVLGLFTLPIALLIIAYASMFPSDISPLIPSLQSNWLYIHVTTAALGQAILAISFVAGVIFLLKHVDQTKPGKKTFGLELVMFMIVVTLAFIAVTSIFRMTGYEAKFNWVDKNKEESVMVYELPALVGPHKGELVTQDRLEPFVDLPPVFSGRKVNTVLWSFGMGLILYGLIRLIIRKRLSALLQPLVKQVNLDLVDEIGYRAVSIGFPVFALGGLIFAMIWAQIAWTRFWGWDPKEVWALITFLFYAAYLHLRLSRGWHGEKSAWLAVIGFAIIMFNLIFVNLVIAGLHSYA; from the coding sequence ATGGCAGCAGTCAGTGAAAACCTGTTATTTGCAGCTTTTCTATTGTATTTAGCGGCAGTTCCTTTTTTTGGCGGTGCCATTAAAGGAAAAAAGAAAGTTGATGGACCGCGTAGGAATAAGGCGGCACTTATCGGCATTACGCTCACCATCATTGGCTTTTTAAGTCAATTTGGCTACTTTATTTCAAGGTGGGTGGCGTCTGGTCATGCACCAGTCAGCAATTTGTTTGAATTCACAACGGCTTTTGGCATGATGCTTGTGCTCGCATTCATTATTTTATATTTTGTGTATCAAGTGTCTGTACTTGGTTTATTTACACTTCCAATTGCTTTATTGATTATTGCCTATGCAAGCATGTTCCCATCTGATATATCACCGCTAATTCCTTCATTACAAAGTAATTGGCTTTATATTCACGTGACAACAGCAGCACTAGGGCAAGCTATTTTAGCGATTAGCTTTGTGGCAGGCGTCATCTTTTTATTAAAACATGTCGATCAAACAAAGCCAGGGAAGAAGACATTTGGTTTAGAGCTCGTCATGTTTATGATTGTTGTGACACTGGCATTTATCGCTGTCACGTCTATCTTTAGAATGACAGGATACGAAGCAAAATTTAATTGGGTCGATAAAAATAAAGAGGAAAGTGTGATGGTCTATGAGCTGCCAGCTCTAGTTGGACCTCATAAAGGAGAGCTTGTGACGCAAGATCGTTTGGAACCGTTTGTTGATTTGCCGCCTGTTTTTTCAGGTAGAAAGGTCAATACGGTGTTATGGTCATTCGGCATGGGGCTGATCTTGTATGGACTGATTCGCTTGATCATTCGCAAACGACTGAGTGCTCTGCTTCAACCGCTCGTGAAACAGGTGAACCTAGATTTAGTCGATGAAATTGGATATAGAGCCGTTTCCATTGGTTTCCCTGTATTTGCGTTAGGCGGGCTCATTTTTGCAATGATCTGGGCGCAAATTGCATGGACTCGGTTCTGGGGCTGGGACCCGAAGGAAGTATGGGCATTGATCACGTTTCTCTTTTATGCAGCCTACCTTCATCTTCGCTTATCAAGGGGCTGGCATGGCGAAAAGTCCGCTTGGTTAGCTGTCATCGGATTCGCCATCATTATGTTTAATCTCATCTTTGTCAATCTCGTGATTGCAGGGCTTCATTCATACGCGTAA
- a CDS encoding YpuI family protein, whose amino-acid sequence MAHMNVKAQVDQAGVFLSKVATEMNGFLNEATLSSMKRLNPEAEAYYCDILNTLRKLAVYSEDAAAVCRKISQQQTFPQQAAQQTLHRIYHQCIEEFFTPKKDTWYEDSRSAYTGKSSIVFHHEVSAEIKRLFSSLEKDFLVMREELEYTTSHQQMKMV is encoded by the coding sequence ATGGCACATATGAATGTAAAGGCTCAAGTTGATCAAGCAGGCGTCTTTTTATCAAAGGTTGCAACTGAAATGAATGGTTTTCTGAACGAAGCTACCTTATCAAGTATGAAACGATTAAACCCTGAAGCGGAAGCCTATTATTGTGACATATTGAATACATTACGGAAGCTTGCAGTGTACAGCGAGGATGCAGCGGCAGTTTGCAGGAAAATCAGCCAGCAGCAGACATTTCCGCAGCAAGCCGCACAGCAGACGCTTCACCGTATTTATCATCAATGTATTGAAGAGTTTTTCACGCCGAAAAAGGATACATGGTATGAGGACAGCCGTTCCGCTTATACAGGAAAGAGTAGCATTGTTTTCCACCATGAAGTATCCGCTGAGATCAAACGATTATTTTCTTCATTAGAAAAAGATTTTTTAGTGATGAGAGAAGAGCTAGAATATACGACATCTCATCAGCAAATGAAAATGGTATAG
- a CDS encoding nucleoside recognition domain-containing protein, which produces MVNLIWVFLTVIGLVYAMFNGTMEEVNEAVFKGSKEAVTISIGLISVLVFWLGLMKIAEEAGLLNFFSKLCRPFISKLFPDIPPNHPAMGYILSNLMANFFGLGNAATPLGIKAMEQMKALNGGKNEASRSMITFLAVNTSSITLVPTTVIAIRMTYGADQPTDIVGPTILATLISGIGAILIDRYFHYRRSRRG; this is translated from the coding sequence ATGGTCAATCTAATTTGGGTATTCCTCACTGTCATCGGTCTTGTGTATGCGATGTTCAACGGAACGATGGAGGAAGTAAACGAAGCTGTATTTAAAGGATCAAAGGAAGCGGTGACCATTTCAATTGGTCTGATTAGTGTCCTTGTTTTTTGGCTTGGGCTGATGAAGATTGCAGAAGAGGCAGGTTTGTTAAATTTCTTTAGTAAATTGTGCCGTCCCTTTATTTCAAAGCTATTTCCGGATATTCCGCCTAATCATCCTGCGATGGGATATATTTTGTCCAATCTCATGGCGAATTTCTTTGGTCTCGGGAATGCCGCGACACCCCTTGGGATTAAGGCAATGGAGCAGATGAAAGCATTAAACGGCGGGAAAAATGAAGCAAGCCGGTCCATGATTACATTTTTAGCGGTCAACACATCCTCTATCACACTCGTGCCAACAACTGTCATTGCAATTAGAATGACCTATGGTGCAGATCAGCCAACAGACATTGTGGGCCCAACCATTTTGGCGACACTCATTTCAGGCATTGGTGCCATTCTCATTGATCGCTATTTCCACTATCGCAGAAGCAGGCGGGGGTGA